The following is a genomic window from Geobacillus subterraneus.
AACCATTGATCCGACAGCGTTTGTCGTCGTTGCCAACGCCGCTGAAGTGCTTGGAGAGGGATTTCAACGTACGTAAAACGGAAAAAATCGGTTATAATAACGAAAGAAGCGAATTTTTGTTTTTAGGGGGAGTTCATGATGAAGTGGAAATTAGCAACCGTGTTCCTTGGCGCTTCGCTGGCGCTTGCAGCATGCGGCGGCGGTGATGACAACGCCGGGGAGCAAAACGGCGGCAATAACAACGGCGGAGGGGATACCGTTGCTGCTGCTGAGCAAATTTATCAGCAAAACTGTGCATCATGCCACGGTCAAGACCTTTCAGGAGGGGTCGGTCCGAACTTACAAAAAGTAGGAAGCAAATATTCGACAGATGAAATTAAAGATGTCATCGTCAACGGCCGCGGCGCTATGCCTGCAGGGATCATCCAAGGCGAAGACGCCGACAAAGTGG
Proteins encoded in this region:
- the cccB gene encoding cytochrome c551; the protein is MKWKLATVFLGASLALAACGGGDDNAGEQNGGNNNGGGDTVAAAEQIYQQNCASCHGQDLSGGVGPNLQKVGSKYSTDEIKDVIVNGRGAMPAGIIQGEDADKVAEWLAAKK